In Nocardia asteroides, a single genomic region encodes these proteins:
- the pyrE gene encoding orotate phosphoribosyltransferase, whose product MNDPALLDLARDIDARCRLHGQFTLRSGATSTEYFDKYLFEADPPLLFRVAEQMAALLPTDTDVLGGLELGGVPLATVLSQITGLPAVFVRKQAKTYGTCRLAEGGEVAGARVTLIEDVVTTGGAVRAAATELRTRGAVIDTVVCAIDRSAPGELPLASAAVVVRAVLTKFLLDQMSGH is encoded by the coding sequence GTGAACGATCCCGCGCTGCTCGACCTCGCCCGTGATATCGACGCCCGCTGCCGTCTGCACGGGCAGTTCACCCTGCGCTCGGGTGCCACGAGTACCGAGTATTTCGACAAGTATCTGTTCGAGGCCGACCCACCACTGCTGTTCCGGGTGGCCGAGCAGATGGCCGCTCTGCTCCCCACCGATACTGACGTTCTCGGTGGACTCGAGCTGGGCGGTGTGCCCTTGGCCACGGTGCTGAGCCAGATCACCGGCTTACCCGCGGTGTTCGTGCGCAAGCAGGCCAAGACCTACGGCACCTGCCGCCTGGCCGAGGGTGGGGAAGTCGCCGGTGCTCGGGTAACCCTGATCGAGGATGTGGTCACCACCGGTGGCGCGGTCCGCGCTGCCGCGACCGAGTTGCGGACTCGCGGCGCAGTCATCGACACCGTTGTGTGCGCCATCGACCGATCTGCGCCCGGCGAACTTCCCCTGGCCTCCGCGGCAGTCGTGGTGCGCGCGGTCCTGACCAAGTTCCTTCTCGACCAGATGAGCGGTCACTGA
- the mmsB gene encoding 3-hydroxyisobutyrate dehydrogenase — protein MKIGFLGLGHMGAPMAANLVKAGHDVLAFDPVPAAQEQARTDGATVVPTAVEAVAGREVVITMLPNGKLVLDVYADILPAAEPDTLFIDCSTIDVADAKTAAERAVAAGHRALDAPVSGGVAGATAGTLTFMVGGAEADFAAGLPVLEVMGGKVVHCGGAGVGQAAKICNNMLLGVSMVALSEALVLGEKLGLSHQSFYDVVSTASGQSWSLTTYCPVPGPVPTSPANNDYKPGFATALMTKDLGLAANALQANGVDGQLGALAAEIYTRFNQTDAARDFSAIVTDIRDRSNQEASE, from the coding sequence GTGAAGATCGGATTCCTCGGTCTCGGCCACATGGGTGCGCCGATGGCCGCCAACCTGGTGAAGGCGGGCCACGACGTGCTCGCCTTCGATCCCGTGCCCGCCGCCCAGGAGCAGGCCCGCACCGACGGCGCCACCGTGGTGCCGACCGCCGTCGAGGCGGTGGCCGGGCGCGAGGTGGTCATCACCATGCTGCCCAACGGCAAACTGGTGCTCGACGTCTACGCCGACATCCTGCCCGCCGCCGAGCCGGACACCCTGTTCATCGACTGCTCCACCATCGACGTCGCGGACGCCAAGACCGCCGCCGAGCGGGCGGTGGCGGCGGGGCACCGGGCGCTGGACGCCCCGGTCTCCGGCGGCGTCGCCGGCGCCACCGCGGGCACGCTGACCTTCATGGTCGGCGGCGCGGAGGCCGACTTCGCGGCCGGGCTCCCGGTGCTCGAGGTCATGGGCGGCAAGGTGGTGCACTGCGGCGGCGCCGGCGTCGGCCAGGCCGCCAAGATCTGCAACAACATGCTGCTCGGCGTCTCCATGGTCGCGCTCTCCGAGGCGCTCGTCCTCGGCGAGAAGCTGGGGCTGAGCCACCAGTCCTTCTACGACGTGGTCTCCACCGCGTCCGGCCAGAGCTGGTCGCTCACCACCTACTGTCCGGTGCCGGGCCCGGTGCCGACCAGCCCCGCGAACAACGACTACAAGCCCGGCTTCGCCACCGCGCTCATGACCAAGGACCTCGGCCTCGCCGCGAACGCGCTGCAGGCCAACGGGGTCGACGGGCAGCTCGGCGCCCTGGCCGCGGAGATCTACACCCGCTTCAACCAGACCGATGCGGCGCGGGACTTCTCGGCTATCGTCACCGATATCCGTGACCGCTCGAACCAGGAGGCCTCCGAGTGA
- a CDS encoding enoyl-CoA hydratase has protein sequence MTDFETILLERKGTAETGVVGWITLNRPKALNALNAQVLDDILAALDELERDDEVGAIVITGSEKAFAAGADIKEMQPKSYMEMFLDDYFAKWERLAQFRKPTIAAVAGYALGGGCELAMICDILLAADTAKFGQPEIKLGVIPGIGGSQRLTRAIGKAKAMDLVLTGRNMGAEEAERAGLVARVIPAAELLDTALEVGQAIASMSLPVAMIAKESVNRSFETTLAEGLRFERRVFHSLFALEDQKEGMSAFTEKRKPKFVNR, from the coding sequence GTGACCGATTTCGAGACGATCCTGCTGGAGCGCAAGGGCACCGCCGAGACCGGTGTCGTCGGCTGGATCACGCTGAATCGGCCCAAGGCGCTGAACGCGCTGAACGCGCAGGTGCTGGACGACATCCTCGCCGCGCTGGACGAGCTGGAGCGCGACGACGAGGTCGGCGCCATCGTGATCACCGGGTCGGAGAAGGCCTTCGCGGCGGGCGCCGACATCAAGGAGATGCAGCCCAAGTCGTACATGGAGATGTTCCTGGACGACTACTTCGCCAAGTGGGAGCGGCTCGCGCAGTTCCGCAAGCCCACCATCGCCGCGGTCGCCGGGTACGCGCTCGGCGGCGGCTGCGAGCTGGCCATGATCTGCGACATCCTGCTCGCCGCCGACACCGCCAAGTTCGGGCAGCCGGAGATCAAGCTCGGCGTCATCCCCGGCATCGGCGGGTCGCAGCGGCTGACCAGGGCCATCGGCAAGGCCAAGGCGATGGATCTGGTGCTCACCGGGCGCAATATGGGCGCCGAGGAGGCCGAGCGGGCCGGGCTGGTCGCCCGGGTGATCCCGGCGGCCGAGCTGCTCGACACCGCGCTCGAGGTCGGGCAGGCGATCGCCTCGATGTCGCTGCCGGTCGCCATGATCGCGAAGGAGTCGGTGAACCGCTCGTTCGAGACCACGCTCGCCGAGGGGCTGCGCTTCGAGCGCCGGGTCTTCCACTCGCTCTTCGCGCTGGAGGATCAGAAGGAGGGCATGAGTGCCTTCACCGAGAAGCGGAAGCCGAAGTTCGTGAATCGCTGA
- a CDS encoding enoyl-CoA hydratase/isomerase family protein, whose amino-acid sequence MSGTTDPEVLIEQRDGLGLITLNRPKAINALNHEMALAITDALRGWATDDAVRTVVVTGAGERGLCAGGDIVAIHSDAKELGGATGAAAADSATGRFWRDEYILNALIGRYPKPYVVVMDGIVMGGGVGLSGHGSHRIVTERSKIGMPEVGIGFIPDVGGTYLLSRAPGEIGAHVALTTARMTAGDAIATGFADYYVPSEQIPALLETLRTESADDAIAKYAAAAPESALAGQRSWIDAAYSAATVEEIVARLEANDAPEAKAAAADILGKSPVALKVTLRSLRHARELATLEAVLNEEYRVSIASLASHDLVEGIRAQVVDKDRNPQWQPATLAEVTDGLVGEYFAELGDRELGLTTSEDEQ is encoded by the coding sequence ATGAGCGGAACGACTGATCCGGAGGTCCTGATCGAGCAGCGGGACGGCCTCGGGCTGATCACGCTGAACCGGCCGAAAGCCATCAACGCGCTGAATCACGAGATGGCGCTCGCCATCACGGACGCGCTGCGGGGCTGGGCCACCGATGACGCGGTGCGCACCGTCGTCGTCACCGGCGCGGGGGAGCGCGGGCTCTGCGCAGGCGGCGACATCGTCGCCATCCACTCCGACGCCAAGGAGCTGGGCGGCGCCACCGGCGCGGCGGCCGCGGACTCCGCGACCGGCCGGTTCTGGCGCGACGAGTACATCCTCAACGCGCTGATCGGCCGCTACCCCAAGCCGTATGTCGTGGTCATGGACGGCATCGTGATGGGCGGCGGCGTCGGCCTCTCCGGCCACGGCAGCCACCGCATCGTCACCGAGCGCTCCAAGATCGGCATGCCCGAGGTCGGGATCGGCTTCATCCCCGACGTCGGCGGCACGTACCTGCTCAGCCGCGCGCCCGGTGAGATCGGCGCGCACGTCGCGCTCACCACCGCCCGGATGACCGCAGGCGACGCCATCGCCACCGGCTTCGCCGACTACTACGTGCCATCGGAGCAGATCCCGGCCCTGCTGGAGACCCTGCGCACCGAGAGCGCCGACGACGCCATCGCCAAGTACGCGGCGGCGGCACCGGAATCGGCGCTGGCCGGGCAGCGCTCCTGGATCGACGCCGCCTACAGCGCGGCCACGGTCGAGGAGATCGTCGCCCGGCTCGAGGCGAACGACGCGCCGGAGGCGAAGGCCGCCGCGGCGGACATCCTCGGCAAGTCGCCGGTGGCGCTCAAGGTCACGCTGCGCTCGCTGCGGCACGCGCGCGAGCTCGCCACCCTGGAGGCGGTGCTGAACGAGGAGTACCGCGTCTCCATCGCCTCGCTCGCCTCGCACGACCTGGTCGAGGGCATCCGGGCGCAGGTCGTCGACAAGGACCGCAACCCGCAATGGCAGCCAGCCACCCTGGCCGAGGTCACCGACGGGCTGGTCGGGGAGTACTTCGCCGAGCTCGGCGACCGGGAGCTCGGGCTCACCACATCGGAGGACGAACAGTGA
- a CDS encoding Imm7 family immunity protein produces MFEYHGWISLRSTAAATDDEPPLRLPEIEALIAEFAGYGLMDLRPMNVGYYLHMGGHPNHGAALRPRLVELFRRIGELAPGSYGLLHTQDDEDQEHPQDFLVYRMVRGVVTVEIDPHLSPVIPTLEDQWEHTP; encoded by the coding sequence GTGTTCGAGTATCACGGGTGGATTTCACTGCGGTCCACCGCAGCGGCGACCGACGACGAGCCGCCGCTCCGGCTGCCGGAGATCGAGGCATTGATCGCCGAGTTCGCCGGGTACGGGCTGATGGATCTGCGGCCCATGAATGTGGGCTACTACCTGCACATGGGCGGGCATCCGAATCACGGGGCCGCTCTGCGCCCTCGGCTGGTGGAACTCTTCCGGCGGATCGGCGAACTCGCGCCGGGTTCCTACGGGCTGCTGCACACGCAAGACGACGAAGACCAGGAGCACCCGCAGGACTTCCTGGTGTACCGCATGGTGCGGGGCGTCGTGACGGTCGAGATCGACCCACACCTGTCGCCGGTCATCCCGACGCTGGAGGATCAGTGGGAGCACACCCCGTGA
- a CDS encoding MarR family winged helix-turn-helix transcriptional regulator has product MSRPRPLPQDPIAEAHRQWTAHGWGEVADGMAAVTSLVRAQQIVMARVDEALKPSGLTFSRYELLQLLSFSRTGAVPMAKASERLQVHPTSVTNTVDRLEAAGLVLRVPHPSDRRAILIEITEAGRALVAAATEALNSNVFALPGLAPDRLQTLLELLAEFRRAAGDFDAGEDPAHWAPARDRVRSPD; this is encoded by the coding sequence ATGTCCCGCCCACGCCCGCTGCCGCAGGATCCGATCGCGGAGGCGCACCGCCAGTGGACGGCGCACGGCTGGGGCGAGGTCGCGGACGGGATGGCGGCGGTGACGTCGCTGGTCAGGGCGCAGCAGATCGTGATGGCGCGGGTGGACGAGGCACTCAAACCGAGTGGCCTCACCTTCTCCCGGTACGAGCTGCTCCAGTTGCTGAGCTTCAGCCGCACGGGGGCCGTGCCGATGGCCAAGGCGAGCGAGCGGTTGCAGGTGCATCCGACCAGCGTCACCAATACCGTCGACCGGCTGGAGGCGGCGGGGCTGGTGTTGCGGGTGCCGCATCCGAGCGACCGCAGGGCCATCCTGATCGAGATCACCGAGGCGGGGCGGGCGCTGGTCGCGGCGGCCACCGAGGCGCTGAACAGCAATGTCTTCGCGCTGCCGGGGCTGGCGCCGGACCGGCTGCAGACGCTGCTCGAACTGCTCGCGGAGTTCCGCCGGGCGGCCGGTGACTTCGACGCGGGCGAAGACCCGGCGCACTGGGCTCCGGCCCGTGATCGGGTGCGCAGCCCGGACTGA
- a CDS encoding acyl-CoA dehydrogenase family protein, with protein sequence MFDLDEDERAIRDTAREFADEFLAPNALDWDERKHFPVDILRKAGPLGLGGIYVREEVGGSGLRRLDAVRIFEQLATGCPAIAAYISIHNMATWMVDRYGNAEQHERWLPGLTSMQLLASYALTEPGVGSDAAALSTKAVRDGDDYVFNGAKQFISGAGATDVYVVMARTGAPGAGGISAFIVPGDTPGISFGANEKKMGWNAQPTRQVIFDNARVPAANLLGNEGDGFRIAMNGLNGGRINIAACSVGGAQAALDKTVPYLAERQAFGKALLKNQALQFDLADMRTDLEAARTLLWRAAAALDADAPDKVELCAMAKRFATDAGFEVANKALQLHGGYGYLAEYGVEKIVRDLRVHQILEGTNEIMRVVVARAVVGAA encoded by the coding sequence ATGTTCGACCTGGACGAGGACGAGCGCGCGATCCGGGACACGGCTCGCGAGTTCGCCGACGAATTCCTCGCACCGAACGCGCTGGACTGGGACGAGCGCAAGCACTTCCCGGTCGACATCCTGCGCAAGGCCGGGCCGCTCGGGCTCGGCGGCATCTACGTGCGGGAGGAGGTGGGCGGCTCGGGGCTGCGCAGGCTGGACGCGGTGCGGATCTTCGAGCAGCTCGCCACCGGCTGCCCCGCCATCGCCGCGTACATCTCCATCCACAACATGGCGACCTGGATGGTCGACCGCTACGGCAACGCCGAGCAGCACGAACGCTGGCTGCCCGGGCTGACCTCGATGCAGCTGCTCGCCAGCTACGCCCTGACCGAGCCCGGTGTCGGCTCGGACGCGGCGGCGCTGAGCACCAAGGCCGTGCGCGACGGCGACGACTACGTCTTCAACGGCGCCAAGCAATTCATCTCCGGCGCGGGCGCCACCGACGTCTACGTGGTGATGGCCCGCACCGGCGCGCCCGGCGCGGGTGGCATCTCGGCCTTCATCGTGCCGGGCGACACGCCCGGCATCTCCTTCGGCGCCAACGAGAAGAAGATGGGCTGGAACGCCCAGCCCACCAGGCAGGTCATCTTCGACAACGCCAGGGTGCCCGCCGCCAACCTGCTCGGCAACGAGGGCGACGGCTTCCGGATCGCGATGAACGGCCTGAACGGCGGGCGGATCAACATCGCCGCCTGCTCGGTCGGCGGGGCCCAGGCCGCGCTCGACAAGACCGTGCCCTACCTGGCCGAACGCCAGGCCTTCGGCAAGGCGCTGCTGAAGAACCAGGCGCTGCAGTTCGACCTCGCCGACATGCGCACCGACCTGGAGGCCGCCCGCACCCTGCTCTGGCGGGCCGCGGCGGCGCTGGACGCGGACGCCCCCGACAAGGTGGAGTTGTGCGCGATGGCGAAGCGGTTCGCCACCGATGCCGGGTTCGAGGTTGCGAACAAGGCGCTGCAGCTGCACGGTGGCTACGGCTACCTGGCCGAGTACGGAGTCGAGAAGATCGTGCGCGACCTGCGCGTGCACCAGATTCTCGAGGGCACCAACGAGATCATGCGGGTGGTCGTCGCCCGCGCGGTGGTAGGAGCGGCATGA
- a CDS encoding type II toxin-antitoxin system Phd/YefM family antitoxin produces MEIIPITEAKARIAELADRVAREHDHFTITRNGRADVMLISVVEYESMQETLEILSDRDTLADLRQSREDFASGETFDVDQVRAELEKRRRGVA; encoded by the coding sequence ATGGAAATCATCCCTATCACCGAGGCCAAGGCGCGCATCGCGGAACTCGCTGACCGCGTGGCGCGGGAGCACGACCACTTTACGATCACCCGCAACGGCCGGGCCGATGTGATGCTGATTTCCGTTGTCGAGTACGAATCGATGCAGGAGACGTTGGAGATCCTCAGCGACAGAGACACATTGGCGGATCTGCGGCAGTCTCGGGAGGACTTCGCCTCGGGGGAGACCTTCGATGTCGACCAGGTGCGGGCCGAGCTCGAAAAGCGCCGGCGCGGCGTCGCGTGA
- a CDS encoding type II toxin-antitoxin system RelE family toxin — protein sequence MSAQARRNIHENLPLDVALAAMEAISGPIATNPHRVGKPLNEPFDGFYSARRGTYRIVYRINEDKRSVEIHSVRHRRDVYRT from the coding sequence TTGTCCGCTCAGGCGCGGCGCAATATTCACGAGAATCTGCCGTTGGACGTCGCCCTGGCTGCGATGGAGGCGATTTCCGGGCCGATCGCGACGAATCCGCATCGCGTCGGCAAACCCCTGAACGAACCGTTCGACGGCTTCTACTCAGCCAGGCGGGGTACCTACCGAATCGTCTACCGCATCAACGAGGACAAGCGTTCCGTCGAGATCCACTCGGTTCGCCACCGACGCGATGTCTATCGCACATAG